A section of the Deinococcus taeanensis genome encodes:
- the trmH gene encoding tRNA (guanosine(18)-2'-O)-methyltransferase TrmH, protein MTPERYAKILRVLSKRQPTLTVLMDEVNKPHNLSAIVRTCDAVGVLQAHAVPPRGGKLAAFDGHTFEATSGSAHKWVPVQRHDHTVQAVQALQAQGFQVLATHLSQRSVDYRELDYTRPTCVLLGAEKWGVSDEAADAADHNIIIPMFGMVQSLNVSVAAATILFEAQRQRLAAGLYDAPQLTPDELRRWAFEWAYPDLAPEYRARGETYPELDDHGQILSA, encoded by the coding sequence ATGACCCCGGAGCGTTACGCCAAGATCCTGCGCGTGCTGAGTAAACGGCAGCCCACCCTGACCGTCCTGATGGACGAGGTGAACAAACCCCACAACCTCTCCGCGATCGTGCGCACCTGCGACGCCGTGGGGGTCCTGCAGGCCCACGCCGTGCCGCCCCGCGGCGGAAAGCTCGCCGCGTTCGACGGGCACACCTTCGAAGCCACCAGCGGCAGCGCCCACAAGTGGGTGCCCGTTCAGCGGCACGACCACACCGTGCAGGCCGTACAGGCCCTGCAGGCACAGGGCTTTCAGGTGCTCGCCACGCACCTCTCACAGCGCAGCGTGGACTACCGCGAACTGGACTACACGCGGCCCACCTGCGTGCTGCTCGGCGCGGAGAAATGGGGCGTGAGCGACGAGGCCGCCGACGCCGCCGACCACAACATCATCATTCCGATGTTCGGCATGGTGCAGAGCCTGAACGTCTCGGTGGCCGCGGCCACCATCCTGTTCGAAGCGCAGCGCCAGCGACTCGCCGCCGGGCTGTACGACGCGCCGCAACTCACCCCCGACGAGCTGCGCCGCTGGGCCTTCGAGTGGGCGTACCCCGACCTCGCTCCGGAGTACCGCGCGCGCGGCGAAACGTACCCGGAACTCGACGATCACGGCCAGATCCTCAGCGCCTGA
- a CDS encoding TerC family protein — translation MFGLELPPITPEFWAILGTLILLEGLLSADNALVLAVMVRHLKGELQRKALAYGIGGAVVLRIVGVLLASYILEYWWLRAFGAAYLAYLAISHFVKHKSTEEDADGQAKGRGFWATVVLLNLTDLAFSVDSILAGVALIPRGMPREQGLTIVVIGGIIGLILMRIAATLFLKLLNKYPAFDNVAYALVGWIAVKLGVETLEAAHEVFPWVPTVHMPTALFWGVMGAIAVIGTFLATRHPVMSDAEADARAQAIVHEMDDTVADAADGRIDGR, via the coding sequence ATGTTTGGACTGGAACTGCCGCCCATCACGCCTGAATTCTGGGCGATTCTGGGCACCCTGATTCTGCTGGAGGGACTGTTGTCGGCCGATAACGCCCTGGTCCTGGCGGTCATGGTGCGTCACCTCAAGGGCGAGCTGCAACGCAAGGCCCTGGCCTATGGGATTGGCGGGGCGGTCGTGCTGCGCATCGTCGGGGTGCTGCTCGCCAGCTACATCCTGGAGTACTGGTGGCTGCGCGCGTTCGGCGCGGCGTACCTGGCGTATCTCGCGATCTCGCACTTCGTGAAGCACAAGAGCACCGAGGAGGACGCCGACGGTCAGGCCAAAGGGCGCGGCTTCTGGGCGACGGTGGTGCTGCTGAACCTCACGGACCTGGCGTTCAGCGTGGACTCCATTCTGGCGGGGGTGGCCCTGATTCCACGCGGGATGCCGCGCGAGCAGGGCCTGACGATCGTGGTGATCGGCGGCATCATCGGGCTGATCCTGATGCGGATTGCGGCGACGCTGTTTCTGAAGCTGCTGAACAAGTACCCGGCGTTCGATAACGTGGCGTACGCCCTGGTGGGGTGGATTGCGGTGAAGCTGGGGGTGGAGACGCTGGAGGCCGCGCATGAGGTCTTCCCGTGGGTGCCGACCGTGCACATGCCGACGGCGCTGTTCTGGGGCGTGATGGGGGCGATCGCGGTGATCGGGACGTTCCTGGCGACGCGCCACCCGGTGATGAGTGATGCGGAGGCTGACGCCAGGGCGCAGGCCATCGTGCATGAGATGGACGACACCGTCGCTGACGCCGCCGACGGCCGCATCGACGGCCGCTGA
- a CDS encoding 2,3-bisphosphoglycerate-independent phosphoglycerate mutase gives MSDLLDTIRDLAKKTDSKILMVVLDGVGGLPLETNGDTELAAAHTPNLDALAVQSQLGAVELVGAGITPGSGPGHLSLFGYDPLRYVVGRGALSAVGIGVKLGAGDVAVRGNFATLGEGRVVLDRRAGRPSDEKNAEIVARLKASIQDISGTPVEIYTESEHRFVVVFRAAGGLALGANLSDVDPQATGVPPLTAQAHDDASQATAQLVNAFVERAEAALKDEPQVNGVLFRGYSDVPHFPSFDDAYQLKAACIASYPMYKGLASLVGMDVLTVQGEEDALDGKVQALRDHWSEYDFFYFHVKKTDSTGEDGDFKAKVKKIELFDALLPQLLALNPDVIAIVGDHSTPSRLATHSWHPVPLLIRSAYGRKDPAQRFTEDEALKGSLGLRRGTDLMPLLMANALKLNKYGA, from the coding sequence ATGAGTGACCTCCTCGACACCATCCGCGACCTCGCCAAGAAGACCGACAGCAAGATCCTGATGGTTGTCCTTGACGGCGTCGGCGGCCTTCCCCTTGAAACGAACGGTGACACCGAACTGGCCGCGGCGCACACCCCCAACCTCGACGCCCTGGCCGTGCAGAGCCAGCTGGGCGCGGTGGAACTCGTCGGGGCCGGCATCACCCCCGGCAGCGGCCCCGGCCACCTGAGCCTCTTCGGGTACGACCCCCTGCGGTACGTGGTGGGCCGCGGCGCGCTCAGTGCTGTGGGCATCGGCGTGAAACTGGGCGCCGGTGACGTTGCCGTGCGTGGCAACTTCGCCACCCTGGGGGAGGGCCGCGTCGTGCTGGACCGCCGCGCCGGCCGGCCCAGTGATGAGAAGAACGCCGAGATTGTCGCCCGCCTCAAGGCGTCCATCCAGGACATCAGCGGCACGCCGGTCGAGATCTACACCGAAAGCGAACACCGTTTCGTGGTGGTGTTCCGCGCGGCCGGCGGCCTTGCCCTGGGCGCCAACCTCAGCGACGTGGACCCGCAGGCCACCGGCGTGCCCCCCCTGACCGCCCAGGCGCACGACGACGCCAGTCAGGCCACGGCGCAGCTCGTGAACGCCTTCGTGGAGCGGGCCGAAGCGGCCCTGAAGGACGAGCCGCAGGTGAACGGCGTGCTGTTCCGCGGGTACAGCGACGTGCCGCACTTCCCCAGCTTCGATGACGCGTACCAGCTCAAAGCGGCGTGCATCGCCAGCTACCCCATGTACAAGGGCCTTGCAAGCCTCGTGGGCATGGACGTCCTCACCGTTCAGGGCGAGGAGGACGCCCTGGACGGCAAGGTGCAGGCCCTGCGCGACCACTGGAGTGAGTACGACTTCTTCTACTTCCACGTGAAGAAAACCGACTCCACCGGTGAGGACGGGGACTTCAAAGCCAAAGTCAAGAAGATCGAACTGTTCGACGCCCTGCTGCCGCAACTGCTTGCCCTGAACCCCGACGTGATCGCCATTGTCGGCGACCACAGCACCCCCAGCCGGCTCGCCACGCACTCCTGGCACCCCGTGCCCCTGCTGATCCGCAGCGCCTACGGCCGCAAGGACCCGGCGCAGCGCTTCACGGAGGACGAAGCCCTGAAAGGCAGCCTGGGCCTGCGCCGCGGCACCGACCTGATGCCGCTCCTGATGGCCAACGCCCTGAAACTGAACAAGTACGGCGCGTAA
- a CDS encoding PLP-dependent aminotransferase family protein, translating to MPSPAPLPDAPRWAALLDGWRAAPGALHERLGERLRAAIERGELPPGARLPAERPLAALLGVSRATVVTALEDLTVGGWVTRRVGSGTHVASTAPRAAPLLTLRTPAAGVPTAELDFTIAVPLLTDRHRQQLREASLDAYRESVYHPHGLPDLRALLAETYTREGLPTRPEQVIVTSGAQQAIALSAATLLRRGDAALLETPTYFGAIDVVRAAGAKLIGVPVTPGGVNPDTFAALARTHGPRLAFLTPTYQNPTGTVLPAGARQRLAAFLHDAQLPTLEDDTLLDLGFTPAPAPPRLSALAPGAPVINVGSLSKLYWAGLRVGWMRLPPSLAAALAQAKTLADFGGSLPAQHTALHLLADLPGLIRDRREHVRPARDLLAQLLRTHLPDWTFTVPDGGQFLWVQLPRPHASAFTQHAARHGLRLFPGASMGVTPLADQYLRLPFTLDPAQLPEAVRRLQAAWTEFTARGGSERLA from the coding sequence GTGCCTTCCCCTGCTCCCCTTCCGGACGCGCCCCGCTGGGCCGCTCTGCTGGACGGCTGGCGCGCCGCGCCCGGCGCCCTGCATGAACGGCTCGGCGAGCGGCTGCGCGCCGCCATTGAACGGGGCGAACTGCCACCTGGGGCACGCCTGCCGGCCGAACGGCCGCTCGCGGCGCTCCTCGGCGTCAGCCGCGCCACCGTGGTAACGGCGCTGGAGGACCTCACGGTGGGCGGGTGGGTCACCCGGCGCGTGGGCAGCGGCACCCACGTGGCCTCCACCGCGCCGCGCGCCGCGCCTCTCCTGACGCTGCGCACCCCTGCCGCGGGCGTTCCCACCGCCGAACTGGACTTCACGATCGCCGTACCTCTCCTGACCGACCGGCACCGCCAGCAGCTCCGGGAAGCCAGCCTGGACGCCTACCGGGAAAGCGTGTACCACCCCCACGGGCTGCCCGACCTGCGCGCCCTGCTGGCTGAAACGTACACCCGCGAAGGTCTCCCCACCCGCCCGGAGCAGGTCATCGTGACCAGCGGCGCCCAGCAGGCCATCGCCCTGAGTGCCGCCACCCTCCTGCGCCGCGGGGACGCCGCCCTGCTGGAAACGCCCACGTACTTCGGGGCCATCGACGTGGTCCGCGCGGCCGGCGCGAAGCTGATCGGCGTGCCGGTCACGCCCGGCGGCGTGAATCCCGACACGTTCGCAGCGCTGGCCCGCACGCACGGCCCCCGCCTGGCGTTCCTGACCCCCACCTACCAGAACCCCACCGGCACCGTGCTGCCCGCCGGCGCCCGGCAGCGCCTCGCGGCGTTCCTGCACGACGCGCAGCTGCCCACCCTGGAAGATGACACCCTGCTGGACCTCGGGTTCACGCCGGCGCCTGCCCCGCCGCGCCTGAGCGCACTGGCGCCCGGCGCACCGGTCATCAACGTGGGCTCCCTCAGCAAACTGTACTGGGCGGGCCTGCGGGTCGGCTGGATGCGCCTGCCGCCCTCCCTGGCCGCGGCGCTCGCGCAGGCCAAGACCCTCGCGGACTTCGGCGGCAGCCTTCCGGCGCAGCACACCGCGCTGCACCTCCTGGCGGACCTGCCCGGCCTGATCCGCGACCGGCGCGAGCACGTCCGCCCCGCCCGGGACCTGCTGGCACAGCTGCTGCGCACCCACCTGCCCGACTGGACGTTCACCGTGCCGGACGGCGGGCAGTTCCTGTGGGTGCAGCTGCCCCGGCCGCACGCCAGTGCGTTCACGCAGCACGCCGCCCGGCACGGCCTGCGGCTGTTTCCCGGCGCCAGCATGGGGGTCACGCCCCTGGCCGATCAGTACCTGCGCCTGCCGTTCACGCTGGACCCGGCACAGCTTCCCGAAGCGGTGCGGCGGCTGCAGGCCGCCTGGACTGAATTCACGGCCCGCGGGGGTTCCGAACGCCTCGCCTGA